DNA from Bacteroidales bacterium:
AATTGCCTTGAAAAAAGTAGGTTGTGCGCGGTAGGTTACCCCGTATTTAGCTGTGATTTCTTTTACAATGGGGGAGATCTTTTTGTAATGCACATGACAAATGTTAGGGAACAAATGATGTACGGCATGGTAATTCAAACCACCCAGGAGCCACGTAAACACTCTGCTATTGGGGGCATAATCTGAGGTTGCTGTTAACTGATGGACGAGCCAGTTATTCTCCAGATTCCCATTTTCATCGGGCAGGGGATATGCTGAATCAGGTAATATATGGCCAGTTTGAAAAATGACACTAAGCAAAACCCCGGCTATGAAATGCATAATGAAAAAGAACAGGAGGGTCATCCACCACGGGATGGGTAGAACAATCAGGGGAATGACAATAAAAACGACATAGTACATGATTTTTGTGATTACCAGTTTGGTCATCAGCGCGTTGAAAGATTTGCCTTCCTGGGCAAGATATCCCTCTTTGCTGTAATGAAACAATTGCTGAAAATCCTTGGTGGTAAACCAAAGAATAGTCATAAGTCCGTACAGGAACCATGCATAAAGATGTTGGTATTTGTGAATTTTCCGGACGGGTTTGTGAGGAGAAAAGCGTAACATTGGCGCCGGGTCAATATCAGCATCATAACCATCGATATTTGTATAAGCATGGTGAATGGTGTTGTGCTGAATCTGCCATGTCTCAGGAAGTCCGCCCAGGATATACAGCGACTTGCTCAGCCATTGATTTATTGGTTTACTTTTGGAATAACTACCATGGTTGGCATCGTGCATAATGTCCACACCTACACCGGCCATACCAATACCCATCACCACCCAGCATAAGAGAATTAGCAGGGTGGAAGATACTACCCCGGTCACCATCAGCAAATAAGGTCCAAGGTATAATGCCATCATAAAGATAGACTTCGCCACCATGTCAGCATCTGCATGTTTGGAAAGGTTGTTCTGCTGGAAATATTCATCCACTTTCTTCCTTAATTCGACCATGAAGTCGATTTTTTCTTCTCTATTGAATTGAAGCTTTGTAGGCATAATCTTTCTATTGAAAATTCATTCAGTAAATTTTTTTCCAAATATATTCATAAACGGGTAATTATTCAAGCATGACATATCAAACTGGACTCGTTCGGCAAAGCATTTCCTCTGTTTTGCCGCATTTCCAGTTTTGGATTTCAGGGTGAAATTTATACTTTTAACTTTTAAATTAACAATCTATGGCTCTACCAGTAGAAAGAAAAAATACATCGTTTTTGCCTGACTTTAAGAAAGTAATAGCCAGGTTTTTCGAATTGGATACCATGCGAACCGCAGAGTTGGTTATGCGAATTTACAACATGTCTGACGAGTACGTTGAATCAACGCTGAACCGAATTCTGCGTGAGTTTTCAAAGCGACACAGAAATATGACCAGAATTTTAAGAAGACACTTCAATAAAGTAAAACATGTGTTTGCTGATCTGGATATTGATATCGATGACCTTTCGGAACGAAAACAATTGTTGATTGGTTCGTATTTTACGATGGAATACTCGATAGAGTCTGCCGCCTTCTTCAACCCTTCCATAGTAGAAGACCCTGATCAAAACGGGCTGGAGGAGGGAGAGAAACGTGTGGTTATGAGTTTCAGGGCTACGGGTGAAGGACATATTTCCTCCCTCGTTTTTCGCAGGGGGGTTTTGGATAAGGATAACAACCTGATGGTTCATGAACCCGGCAAGTTAATTGATGGGGCAGAACGGGTTAAAAAATACCAATACGAGAAAAAATCTTTCAGTAGAAAACTGGAAGAGATGGACATTCCTAAAAGTCTGTATTGTCTGGTTCTGGACAAACTTCCTGCCCAATTTTCATACAAGCAGGTCAAGGAAACCGTTCAGCAAATCATTGATGAAAATGACATGAATGTGGATAAACAAAAAGTGCTCCAGGAAATTATCTGGCTTGCCGATTCCCATTATGAGATTATTTTTTCAATGGATACTGATCTGTCAGAACGTGTTATCTTTCCCATTGCAGAAAGGGAGAAAAATGGAATTGAAGATGCCCGCTTTGTAAAATTTACCAACGAAGACGGAACGTTTGATTATTATGCTACTTATACAGCTTATGACGGGTATACGATCATTCCCAAGCTGATTCAGACAAAAGATTTCTATCATTTCAAGGTAATACCTATTCAGGGAAAGCATGCACAAGATAAAAACCTCGCCCTTTTCCCGCGGAAGATCAATGGGAAATATGCCATGCTTTCGCGAATAGATGGTCAGAACAACTACATTATGTTCTCTGATAAGATCAATATCTGGGAAAATGCAAAAATGTTGCGTGAACCACATTATCCCTGGGAATATATACAGGTAGGGAATGGGGGATCACCCTTAGAGACCAAAGAAGGCTGGCTCATGATCACCCATGGAGTAGGGCCCATGAGAAAATATTCACTGGGGGCATGCTTGTTAGATTTGGATGATCCTTCAAAAGTTATTGGCTGCCTGAACGAGCCTTTGCTTACACCCAACGAAAAAGAACGGGACGGTTATGTACCGAATGTAGTATATACCTGTGGTACAATAATTCATAACGACCACCTCATCATACCCTACGCCATGGCGGATTACTCCACTGGCCTGGCTACTATTGAAGTGGATGAACTCCTCAAAGCTCTGAAAAACTCAAATTCCTGACATCAACTGAGAGCAACATTCACGAAACGTGCGCAACGAAAATATGTAACGAACACTACGTGAAAATTATTCTAAATCTGCGTTATCTGCGAGAAACTCAATCACAGTGCTTTTCTCGGATTCTCCTTGCACAGGGTAATGAGATCCATTATTTTTGCTTCCCCTGCACACATCACCTCATCGGCGCCTCCCCAGTATATTTTTACGGTTCCATCCTTTTCCGGCACGGCTCCGCAAGTGAAGACTACGTTAGGTACATAACCTGACGTTTCATAGATCTCTTCAGGCTGAAGGATCCATTCATCCGCCACACCGATAATCTTTGACGGGTCATCCGGCTCATGCAGGGCAACACCCAAGCGGTAAACAGTGCTGTTGATAGTAGGATAGCAGGCGTGGAAAATATTCAGCCATCCTTCGGGAGTTTTAATGGGGGGCGCTCCGGGTCCCATTTTTGATTCATCCCAGTGATAATGAAGAGGCTTTATCAGTATTTTTGAATTTCCCCAGTGAATCAGGTCAGGGGAATAGGATATCCATATGCCCCAGGGATTGATGTCAGCATGCGGGCGGTCCAGTCTGACGTACATTCCGTTGGTCTTTTCAGTGAAAAGAACGACATTTCGCTGATCCACCTCGGTTATCATGGCAATCTTTTCCACCTTTTCAAAATCCGTGGTTCGGGCCAGTGCGCTGCGTACTCCATAGCGGGAATATACGTTGTAGGTAATGTAAAAATAATCCTCCAACAAGGTAATCCGGGCGTCTTCCACTCCGTATTCTTCATAAACACCGAAAATGTCATTAGAGGTGGGCTCCAGGAATGGTTCTTTATGCGGGGTAAAATTGTAACCATCTTTGCTTTCAGCAATTCCGATGATGCTTCGCCCGTTTTCAATATTCGAACGGAACAGCATGATGTATTTGCCGTCAAACTTTACTACTCCGGCGT
Protein-coding regions in this window:
- a CDS encoding acyl-CoA desaturase, which encodes MPTKLQFNREEKIDFMVELRKKVDEYFQQNNLSKHADADMVAKSIFMMALYLGPYLLMVTGVVSSTLLILLCWVVMGIGMAGVGVDIMHDANHGSYSKSKPINQWLSKSLYILGGLPETWQIQHNTIHHAYTNIDGYDADIDPAPMLRFSPHKPVRKIHKYQHLYAWFLYGLMTILWFTTKDFQQLFHYSKEGYLAQEGKSFNALMTKLVITKIMYYVVFIVIPLIVLPIPWWMTLLFFFIMHFIAGVLLSVIFQTGHILPDSAYPLPDENGNLENNWLVHQLTATSDYAPNSRVFTWLLGGLNYHAVHHLFPNICHVHYKKISPIVKEITAKYGVTYRAQPTFFKAIGNHAKMLKLLGQGQYASH
- a CDS encoding glycoside hydrolase family 130 protein, encoding MALPVERKNTSFLPDFKKVIARFFELDTMRTAELVMRIYNMSDEYVESTLNRILREFSKRHRNMTRILRRHFNKVKHVFADLDIDIDDLSERKQLLIGSYFTMEYSIESAAFFNPSIVEDPDQNGLEEGEKRVVMSFRATGEGHISSLVFRRGVLDKDNNLMVHEPGKLIDGAERVKKYQYEKKSFSRKLEEMDIPKSLYCLVLDKLPAQFSYKQVKETVQQIIDENDMNVDKQKVLQEIIWLADSHYEIIFSMDTDLSERVIFPIAEREKNGIEDARFVKFTNEDGTFDYYATYTAYDGYTIIPKLIQTKDFYHFKVIPIQGKHAQDKNLALFPRKINGKYAMLSRIDGQNNYIMFSDKINIWENAKMLREPHYPWEYIQVGNGGSPLETKEGWLMITHGVGPMRKYSLGACLLDLDDPSKVIGCLNEPLLTPNEKERDGYVPNVVYTCGTIIHNDHLIIPYAMADYSTGLATIEVDELLKALKNSNS
- a CDS encoding glycoside hydrolase family 130 protein; this translates as MSKIKRYPKNPILTRKDIPYPVATVYNAGVVKFDGKYIMLFRSNIENGRSIIGIAESKDGYNFTPHKEPFLEPTSNDIFGVYEEYGVEDARITLLEDYFYITYNVYSRYGVRSALARTTDFEKVEKIAMITEVDQRNVVLFTEKTNGMYVRLDRPHADINPWGIWISYSPDLIHWGNSKILIKPLHYHWDESKMGPGAPPIKTPEGWLNIFHACYPTINSTVYRLGVALHEPDDPSKIIGVADEWILQPEEIYETSGYVPNVVFTCGAVPEKDGTVKIYWGGADEVMCAGEAKIMDLITLCKENPRKAL